One genomic window of Wolbachia endosymbiont (group B) of Eucosma cana includes the following:
- a CDS encoding pentapeptide repeat-containing protein has translation MQKIIRLLILILVGHLCYGDDAINDFLSALHDVKYVSYNTKDFAKFLVQCNKAGIPQDFKKGFGPNLNGANFSQLYLSKSIFDGVSLIGADFSNTDLSDVSFIDVDLRGANFSNANLHGVKIKGTNLSFSKFASTNLTDIIFDQSNISYADFINSNLNKVSMRNIIGLHTKFLNVKMNFSNLSNSSASYINFSDSEINDTVMQKNNFDNASFFGVDAHKLKVQFSSLKNANIYGAEIKKSDFTGSNLSNAYFNSSIIVNSNFEKANLSNSQISYVKGDNSNFIKSILNGSKIKHAYVFESDLQDADLSNIDFSFSELHKVNTYNANICHGKFHNTKVVNSDMNGSFFDHSLFTSAKIEDSDLSTTSMYKTKIKDSQIYNSTLSHHNMDSSEIENSIFFKLLADNSSWSKSKVTNSNFIESDFKSSVFYDNAFRKTSFFLSNLSNSTVSDVSFLSSSIYKSSIADIHLTDCKFDNSILIDNQGQSKITGLESAITSIKDLQEKISQGEKFDVNYSYFEFKDMNLENANFSNSILSRAKFVNVNLNKANLERADLRYTIFDNSSLVDANLSNSNLEGSSLLNFDSKNTKS, from the coding sequence ATGCAAAAGATAATTAGACTTTTGATATTAATTTTAGTTGGTCATTTATGCTATGGAGATGATGCAATCAATGATTTTTTAAGTGCTCTGCACGATGTAAAATACGTATCTTACAATACAAAAGATTTTGCTAAATTTTTAGTACAGTGCAACAAAGCAGGCATACCACAAGATTTTAAGAAAGGTTTTGGTCCTAATTTAAATGGTGCTAATTTTAGTCAATTGTATTTAAGCAAATCTATTTTTGATGGAGTAAGTTTAATTGGTGCCGATTTTTCTAACACCGATTTATCAGATGTGTCTTTTATCGATGTTGATTTGCGTGGTGCTAATTTTTCCAATGCTAATTTACATGGCGTTAAAATAAAAGGCACAAATTTAAGTTTTTCAAAATTTGCTTCTACAAATTTAACAGATATCATATTTGATCAGTCTAATATCAGTTATGCTGATTTTATCAATTCTAATCTCAACAAAGTAAGTATGCGTAATATAATTGGTTTGCATACCAAGTTTTTGAATGTAAAAATGAATTTCTCCAATTTATCAAACTCAAGTGCCAGCTACATCAATTTTAGTGATAGTGAAATAAACGACACTGTTATGCAGAAAAATAATTTCGACAACGCAAGTTTCTTTGGAGTGGATGCACATAAGCTCAAGGTACAATTTTCTTCATTAAAAAATGCTAACATATATGGTGCAGAAATAAAAAAATCGGATTTTACAGGTAGCAATCTTTCAAACGCCTATTTTAATTCTTCCATTATAGTCAACAGTAATTTCGAAAAAGCCAATTTAAGCAATTCACAAATTTCCTATGTGAAAGGGGATAATTCAAACTTCATTAAATCTATACTAAATGGTTCCAAGATAAAACATGCATATGTTTTCGAATCAGACCTTCAGGATGCTGATTTATCTAATATTGATTTTAGTTTTAGTGAATTGCATAAAGTTAATACCTATAACGCTAACATTTGTCATGGAAAGTTTCATAATACTAAAGTTGTGAATTCTGACATGAATGGTTCGTTCTTTGACCATTCATTGTTTACCTCTGCAAAAATAGAAGATTCAGATCTTTCCACAACTTCAATGTATAAGACAAAAATTAAAGACTCTCAAATTTATAATAGTACTCTTTCCCACCATAATATGGATTCGAGTGAGATAGAAAATTCAATATTCTTCAAATTATTAGCTGATAATTCGAGCTGGTCTAAGTCAAAAGTCACTAATTCAAACTTTATTGAAAGTGATTTCAAATCCTCCGTGTTTTATGATAATGCCTTTAGAAAGACTAGTTTTTTTCTTAGCAATTTGAGTAATTCAACAGTGAGTGATGTCTCTTTCCTCTCTTCAAGCATATATAAAAGTTCAATTGCTGATATTCATTTAACAGATTGCAAATTTGATAATTCAATTTTGATTGACAATCAGGGACAGAGCAAAATTACAGGTCTAGAGAGTGCTATAACTTCAATTAAAGATCTGCAAGAGAAAATATCGCAGGGTGAAAAATTTGATGTAAATTATTCTTACTTTGAGTTTAAAGACATGAATTTAGAAAATGCTAATTTTTCTAATTCAATATTAAGCAGAGCAAAGTTTGTAAACGTTAATTTGAATAAGGCAAATCTTGAAAGAGCTGATTTACGTTATACTATTTTTGATAATTCCTCTCTTGTTGATGCCAATTTATCAAATTCTAATTTAGAAGGCTCTAGTCTTTTAAACTTTGACTCAAAAAATACAAAGTCTTAA
- the gmk gene encoding guanylate kinase, with protein MTVKNEGILLILSSPSGAGKTTISEKLLEQSTDLVMSVSMTTRKPRPGEVNGKDYFFVTEEKFHELCKAGQMLEYAKVFENFYGIPKDFIEQNLSSGISVLLNIDWQGAFHLFEILREKVVSVFILPPSMEELRLRLQRRNSDDEIEIERRLAEAQKEISKSNKYDYVIVNDDLDKSVEEIKSILSKGMLKKLEEKSSLKDL; from the coding sequence ATGACCGTAAAAAATGAGGGCATACTACTGATTCTATCCTCTCCTTCTGGAGCTGGAAAAACTACTATATCAGAAAAATTACTTGAGCAATCAACTGATTTAGTTATGTCTGTTTCTATGACTACACGCAAACCTCGTCCCGGTGAAGTAAATGGAAAAGACTATTTTTTCGTTACTGAAGAAAAGTTTCATGAACTATGTAAGGCTGGTCAAATGCTTGAATATGCTAAAGTTTTTGAGAATTTTTACGGTATACCAAAAGATTTTATAGAACAAAACCTGAGCAGTGGCATAAGTGTTTTACTGAATATAGATTGGCAAGGAGCATTTCACTTATTTGAAATCTTAAGAGAAAAAGTTGTAAGTGTTTTTATACTACCTCCCTCAATGGAAGAGCTTAGACTGCGTCTACAAAGGCGTAATAGTGATGATGAAATTGAAATAGAGCGGAGATTAGCCGAAGCGCAAAAAGAGATAAGTAAAAGTAATAAATATGATTACGTCATAGTTAATGATGATCTTGATAAAAGCGTAGAAGAGATAAAATCAATACTAAGTAAAGGAATGCTTAAAAAATTAGAAGAAAAATCAAGTTTGAAAGATCTATAA